One Roseimaritima multifibrata DNA window includes the following coding sequences:
- a CDS encoding sulfatase-like hydrolase/transferase, with protein MPPAQPTSPTAVVLLTLSAVLMSVSALASDQPNIVVLFADDLGYGELGCQGNPEIPTPHIDSIAHNGVRFTDGYVAGPNCSPSRAGLLTGRIPTRFGYEFNPTGALNERPGFGLPTAEITIAEALQNAGYTTGLIGKWHQGGTADYHPFRHGFDEFFGFLQEGHYFVPPPYAGVTTMLRRKTLPYGQTGRWVGNKGLIYTDHMGYNEPDYDADNPIIRGGQPVVETEYLTDALTREAVDFIDRHDDKPFFLYLSYNAVHSPLQGSDRFMEQFASIEDDHRRIFAAMLANLDESVGAVLKRLQDSGLEENTIVFFLSDNGGPTRELTSSNLPLRGSKGDMYEGALRVPFMMQWKGKIPSGQVYRKPVSSFDIYATATANIAAATKPNQVEGVDLIPYLTGEDEGTPHKTLFWRQGGRCGLRHGDWKLVRMGGRKSPNEAKWELYDLATDLTEQKDLASSHPDQLSELVKIWEQMNHEMSEPLF; from the coding sequence ATGCCCCCTGCTCAGCCGACATCCCCGACGGCCGTTGTCCTATTAACGCTATCAGCCGTTTTGATGTCGGTGTCGGCGTTGGCGTCGGATCAGCCCAACATTGTCGTTCTGTTTGCGGATGATTTGGGCTATGGCGAACTTGGTTGCCAGGGCAATCCGGAAATCCCAACGCCTCACATTGATTCGATCGCCCACAATGGCGTTCGTTTCACCGACGGGTATGTCGCCGGGCCCAACTGCAGTCCCTCCCGAGCCGGCTTGCTAACCGGGCGAATCCCGACTCGTTTCGGTTACGAATTCAATCCGACGGGTGCCCTTAATGAGCGTCCGGGTTTTGGACTACCAACGGCAGAAATCACGATTGCAGAAGCGCTTCAGAATGCGGGGTATACCACCGGCCTGATCGGCAAGTGGCATCAAGGTGGCACCGCGGATTATCATCCCTTCCGGCATGGCTTTGACGAATTTTTTGGATTCCTCCAAGAGGGTCACTACTTCGTCCCACCTCCGTATGCCGGAGTGACAACGATGTTGCGCCGCAAAACGCTTCCCTATGGACAAACAGGTCGTTGGGTCGGAAACAAAGGCCTGATCTATACCGACCACATGGGCTACAACGAGCCCGATTACGATGCTGACAATCCGATCATCCGTGGCGGTCAGCCAGTTGTTGAAACGGAGTATTTGACCGACGCGCTGACCCGCGAGGCGGTCGACTTCATCGATCGTCATGATGACAAACCGTTCTTTCTTTACCTCTCCTACAACGCGGTCCATAGTCCTCTTCAAGGGTCCGACCGGTTCATGGAACAATTCGCTTCGATCGAAGACGATCACCGCCGCATTTTTGCCGCAATGTTAGCCAACCTAGATGAGAGTGTCGGTGCCGTCCTGAAGCGATTACAGGATTCGGGACTGGAAGAAAACACGATCGTTTTTTTCCTCAGCGACAATGGAGGCCCCACTCGCGAACTAACGTCTAGCAATCTGCCGCTGCGAGGATCAAAAGGCGACATGTATGAAGGGGCGCTCCGAGTCCCCTTTATGATGCAGTGGAAAGGAAAAATTCCCTCGGGGCAGGTTTACAGAAAACCGGTCAGCTCGTTTGACATCTATGCCACCGCCACAGCAAACATCGCCGCAGCCACCAAACCTAATCAGGTGGAGGGCGTCGACTTGATCCCCTACCTGACAGGTGAAGACGAGGGGACTCCACACAAGACCCTTTTCTGGCGTCAGGGAGGCAGATGCGGTCTCCGTCATGGCGACTGGAAATTGGTTCGCATGGGAGGAAGAAAATCGCCAAACGAAGCGAAGTGGGAACTCTATGATCTGGCGACGGATCTTACCGAGCAGAAAGATCTAGCCAGTTCCCACCCCGACCAGCTTAGCGAGTTAGTGAAAATCTGGGAGCAGATGAACCATGAAATGAGCGAACCGTTGTTCTGA
- a CDS encoding protein kinase domain-containing protein, whose product MMTAAPTKCPPPDQLNAFVLGRLSDEASEAVYQHLSQCESCTSELETIDDGEDSLIVDLRKPDPLASFGEEPDCQVAVVKALGSLALSSDSSGIAANLPQEIGEYEIVRPLGSGGMGSVYLARHRKLGREVALKVLATHRLGDARVHQRFEAEMRAIGRLSHPNIVTAHDAREIEGTAVLVTEYIDGLDLGRLVQAVGPLSTADACEIVRVVCVALAYTHDQGFVHRDIKPSNVMLSRSGEVKLLDLGLARFQYGDPDRVEITGTGQAMGTADYMAPEQVTDSRSVDVRADIYSLGCTLMKLLTGQAPFADDQYQTPFAKMTAHVSAPPPRLSDQAGNVPKGLVSLVDSMLQKDLAKRPQSAVQVAEELEKFTEGSDLQKLIAGAHASGFSAASEPLIDSYPIANAALESTRRRVPIAFAVATGFLGFLIGIAFGVIITIKYPDGTQAKIDVPPGSEIAVESDELAGAETNPKSADATSSVVEAIGKAGQRNAVPQLLNSDSAPVTAGLAFRILLRKDDLTEEELEIATSQLGLPPSAIHMIVSVNHGDWIPIADQATAPIVREHNGIRYALASPKADQRLERTGGHVKASVSSQGLGNQKSDAVATRPEIKLAFDDALTPRMRRFTSDNLGKSLAVVVDGSVVMAPVINSPITSACVISGDFTPVEILKFYRSITAEDRTNAASKPQYSVRGTWNVLLSNGKEVQDVLIVFSNRRYYVLENSAVIQMGGYAFNSTEGVVNGQVVKVNEVFALSEFSFSAPHAGFLESKDGQAILYFEPSLLPLKVRPAFLLHKPGSTSHVTLTRQSDFPAGDNERLELVRSGVFSVAHSVGLDFCQKLDEMEEDNAIKALENQELANRRLVSQYSLKQIGIGFHNFHDVYQKFPGSANVREGARAISGDTTFPYSWRVAILPFVEQQDLFEQYRFNEPWDSENNIKLVEKMPEVYQSPFAPDDDPVGQTHFLGFATEHGALGNAHGESFRNFTDGLASTILLVESKKGVPWTKPEDLTETNVESLEGDILRYLMADGSVHDMQPIDNDKLQKLITRDGGEVIGN is encoded by the coding sequence ATGATGACCGCCGCCCCCACGAAATGTCCGCCTCCCGACCAGCTTAACGCGTTTGTGCTGGGACGTTTGTCCGATGAGGCGAGCGAAGCGGTTTATCAACATCTTTCGCAGTGCGAATCGTGCACGTCTGAGCTGGAAACGATCGACGATGGTGAGGATTCGTTGATCGTGGATTTGCGAAAACCGGATCCGTTAGCATCGTTTGGTGAAGAGCCTGATTGCCAGGTCGCCGTTGTGAAGGCCCTCGGATCGCTCGCTTTGTCTAGCGACAGTTCAGGTATCGCCGCCAACTTGCCGCAAGAAATTGGCGAGTACGAAATCGTGCGGCCACTCGGATCGGGAGGGATGGGAAGCGTTTACCTTGCGCGGCATCGAAAGCTGGGACGCGAAGTTGCCCTCAAAGTGTTGGCGACGCATCGACTGGGCGATGCACGCGTACACCAGCGTTTTGAAGCGGAGATGCGCGCGATCGGCCGTTTGAGTCACCCTAACATTGTTACTGCACATGATGCTCGCGAGATTGAGGGAACGGCGGTCCTGGTGACCGAATATATCGACGGGCTGGATCTTGGCCGACTGGTTCAGGCTGTCGGTCCGCTCTCGACAGCCGACGCGTGCGAAATCGTGCGAGTCGTTTGTGTTGCGCTTGCCTACACGCATGACCAAGGGTTTGTGCACCGCGATATCAAGCCCTCCAATGTGATGCTCAGCCGCAGCGGTGAAGTGAAACTGTTGGATTTGGGGTTGGCACGCTTTCAGTATGGCGATCCTGATCGAGTCGAAATCACCGGCACGGGGCAGGCGATGGGAACGGCCGATTACATGGCTCCCGAGCAGGTGACTGACAGTCGTAGCGTCGATGTTCGTGCCGACATCTATTCGCTTGGCTGCACGTTGATGAAATTATTGACCGGACAAGCTCCGTTTGCAGATGACCAATACCAAACGCCATTCGCAAAAATGACGGCCCACGTTTCCGCTCCGCCGCCGCGGTTGAGTGATCAAGCCGGAAACGTTCCCAAGGGCTTGGTGTCCCTGGTCGATTCGATGTTGCAGAAAGATTTAGCCAAACGTCCGCAATCGGCGGTTCAGGTCGCCGAGGAATTGGAGAAGTTTACGGAGGGAAGTGATCTGCAGAAATTAATTGCCGGTGCCCACGCTAGCGGTTTTTCAGCGGCGAGCGAGCCGTTGATTGATTCATACCCAATCGCAAATGCCGCGTTGGAATCGACACGACGCAGAGTGCCGATTGCCTTCGCGGTCGCCACCGGTTTTCTAGGCTTTCTAATCGGGATCGCGTTTGGCGTCATCATCACGATCAAATACCCAGATGGAACTCAAGCCAAAATAGACGTTCCGCCGGGAAGCGAAATTGCCGTGGAATCCGATGAGTTGGCCGGTGCTGAAACGAATCCCAAGTCGGCGGACGCTACCAGTTCGGTGGTAGAGGCTATCGGAAAAGCCGGTCAAAGAAACGCCGTCCCGCAATTGCTGAACAGCGATTCCGCTCCAGTCACGGCTGGATTAGCATTCAGAATCTTGCTTCGTAAGGACGATTTGACCGAAGAGGAACTTGAGATTGCCACCTCGCAGTTGGGGCTGCCACCGTCAGCAATCCATATGATTGTTTCGGTTAACCACGGTGATTGGATCCCGATTGCCGATCAAGCGACAGCTCCGATTGTTCGTGAACATAATGGTATTCGATACGCTTTGGCATCGCCTAAAGCGGACCAACGTCTTGAACGCACCGGTGGGCATGTCAAGGCTTCGGTTTCATCTCAGGGTCTGGGAAACCAGAAGTCTGACGCCGTGGCGACAAGGCCCGAAATCAAACTGGCGTTTGATGACGCTTTGACGCCTCGAATGCGTCGCTTCACCAGTGATAACCTTGGGAAGTCACTTGCTGTGGTTGTCGATGGATCAGTGGTTATGGCTCCAGTGATCAATTCCCCGATAACCAGTGCATGTGTAATATCTGGAGACTTCACGCCGGTAGAAATTCTGAAGTTTTACCGCAGCATCACTGCAGAAGATCGAACCAACGCAGCGTCCAAGCCACAGTATTCTGTTCGAGGAACCTGGAATGTGCTGTTAAGTAACGGTAAGGAAGTGCAGGACGTCTTAATCGTTTTTAGTAATCGACGCTATTACGTTTTGGAAAATTCTGCTGTGATTCAGATGGGGGGCTATGCGTTCAACTCAACGGAAGGAGTGGTTAATGGCCAAGTGGTCAAGGTCAATGAAGTGTTTGCACTATCTGAATTTTCTTTTAGTGCGCCTCATGCTGGTTTTTTGGAAAGCAAGGATGGCCAAGCGATACTTTATTTTGAACCGTCGTTACTCCCTTTGAAAGTTCGCCCCGCATTTCTCTTGCACAAGCCGGGTAGTACGTCGCATGTCACCTTAACCCGGCAGTCGGATTTTCCTGCCGGAGATAATGAAAGGCTTGAACTGGTACGGTCTGGAGTGTTTTCGGTCGCGCATTCTGTTGGCCTGGACTTTTGTCAAAAACTAGACGAAATGGAGGAAGACAACGCGATCAAAGCACTGGAGAATCAGGAGCTTGCCAATCGACGATTGGTTAGCCAGTATTCACTAAAGCAAATTGGTATCGGTTTTCACAATTTCCATGACGTGTACCAGAAGTTTCCCGGTAGTGCCAACGTGCGTGAAGGAGCGAGAGCAATCAGTGGAGATACAACTTTCCCGTATAGTTGGCGGGTGGCCATTCTGCCTTTTGTCGAGCAGCAAGATTTGTTTGAGCAGTATCGGTTCAATGAACCATGGGACAGCGAGAATAACATTAAGCTTGTAGAAAAAATGCCGGAAGTGTATCAGAGCCCCTTTGCACCAGACGATGATCCGGTCGGGCAGACTCATTTTTTGGGATTCGCCACGGAGCATGGAGCGCTCGGCAACGCCCATGGCGAGTCGTTTAGAAATTTCACCGATGGTCTCGCAAGCACGATCCTTCTGGTCGAATCAAAAAAAGGTGTTCCTTGGACCAAGCCTGAAGATCTGACCGAAACCAATGTTGAATCGCTAGAGGGAGACATCCTGCGTTATCTGATGGCCGACGGCAGCGTGCACGACATGCAGCCGATCGATAACGACAAATTGCAAAAGTTGATCACGCGGGACGGCGGCGAAGTGATTGGCAATTAG
- a CDS encoding outer membrane protein assembly factor BamB family protein, with amino-acid sequence MKRSFSVVCGITVIGLATVGCGKRTPVVEVSVNDSGVTVEEIAVDGELDLAWPQWRGGVGGRANEDAATTSALPTEWNAESNVRWQADVPGRGHSSPIVVGDLVVIGSATETPAEQFVLAYDRNDGRELWKRVVHSGGLPSARAVHRKATHANGTIASDGVRLVTAHLNSDHVWATALDMEGELLWQTDIGAFVSKFGYAPSPVLYKSLVIIAADNSGGGYLVGLDVRTGEIAWRRSRGNVSSYSSPALVTVDGVDQVVISGGDRLASYAPATGEMLWETPCIAEATCGTAIATADRIYASGGYPEKETICVDGKGKQIWSNRTGLYEPSLVTDGKNLFAVSDDGVAYCWDAVDGKQHWKKRLGGNFSSSPVIAGGNVYVSDLSGNDYVFQAGAEKYQLVAKNRLGDDCYASPAVAGDAILFRVGVGQGAGRQEKLFCIANES; translated from the coding sequence ATGAAACGATCCTTCTCCGTTGTCTGCGGTATCACTGTTATTGGGCTGGCGACCGTTGGCTGTGGCAAACGAACACCGGTGGTCGAAGTTTCGGTCAATGATAGTGGCGTGACCGTTGAAGAGATTGCGGTTGATGGAGAGTTGGATCTTGCGTGGCCGCAGTGGCGTGGCGGTGTGGGTGGGCGGGCGAATGAAGATGCCGCGACGACGTCGGCGTTGCCAACAGAGTGGAACGCTGAATCAAATGTTCGCTGGCAAGCCGATGTGCCGGGACGCGGGCACAGTAGTCCGATTGTTGTGGGCGATTTGGTTGTGATTGGCTCGGCAACCGAAACCCCTGCTGAGCAATTCGTGTTGGCATACGATCGCAATGATGGCAGAGAACTTTGGAAAAGGGTCGTGCATTCTGGCGGGTTGCCTTCCGCTCGAGCCGTTCATCGGAAGGCGACCCATGCGAATGGAACAATCGCTTCCGATGGAGTTCGATTGGTTACCGCACACCTCAATAGCGATCATGTGTGGGCCACGGCGTTGGATATGGAGGGTGAACTCCTTTGGCAAACCGATATTGGAGCGTTCGTTTCTAAGTTCGGATACGCGCCGTCGCCCGTTTTGTACAAGTCTCTTGTGATTATTGCGGCGGATAATAGCGGAGGTGGGTACCTCGTTGGTTTGGACGTTCGCACCGGTGAAATCGCTTGGCGACGGTCTCGAGGGAATGTCAGTAGTTATTCCAGTCCCGCATTGGTTACGGTGGACGGCGTCGATCAAGTGGTGATCTCCGGTGGTGACCGGTTGGCTAGTTACGCACCTGCGACGGGCGAAATGCTATGGGAGACGCCTTGTATCGCCGAAGCTACTTGTGGGACTGCAATCGCGACGGCGGATCGTATCTATGCCTCGGGCGGCTATCCTGAAAAAGAAACTATCTGTGTTGACGGGAAAGGAAAGCAAATTTGGTCCAATCGGACCGGTCTTTATGAACCATCGCTGGTCACCGATGGAAAGAACCTTTTCGCTGTCAGTGACGACGGAGTTGCGTACTGCTGGGATGCCGTCGACGGCAAACAGCACTGGAAGAAACGGCTTGGGGGGAATTTTAGTAGTTCGCCGGTGATCGCCGGAGGAAACGTGTACGTGTCCGATTTGTCGGGCAACGATTATGTGTTCCAGGCCGGTGCAGAAAAGTATCAGCTGGTAGCCAAGAATCGGCTCGGTGACGATTGTTACGCAAGTCCGGCAGTGGCGGGCGACGCCATCCTTTTTCGAGTGGGCGTAGGGCAGGGGGCCGGGCGTCAAGAGAAATTGTTTTGCATCGCCAATGAATCTTAG
- a CDS encoding DUF1579 domain-containing protein, whose translation MVFLATVLCVSPVLLGQDTELPKPGPEFELLQADAGTWDVEIKAWQGPGEPTVSKGKETNRMLGEFWLLSNFQGNMMGLEFSGHGVYGYDQESKKYVGTWFDSLGPKKMDLVGTHDKASNTLTLEGIGPGVDGQPAKHLITTKYNDDGTHRMTMQMAVGDEMIKIFEMKYTRTK comes from the coding sequence ATGGTTTTTCTGGCCACGGTTCTTTGCGTTTCCCCCGTATTGCTGGGGCAGGATACCGAATTGCCGAAACCCGGCCCTGAATTTGAGCTTCTTCAAGCCGATGCGGGAACATGGGACGTCGAAATTAAAGCATGGCAAGGTCCCGGCGAACCGACCGTTTCCAAAGGTAAAGAGACCAACCGCATGCTCGGCGAGTTTTGGCTGTTGTCTAATTTTCAAGGGAACATGATGGGGTTGGAGTTCAGTGGGCATGGTGTTTACGGGTACGACCAAGAATCGAAAAAGTATGTCGGGACCTGGTTCGATTCTTTGGGACCGAAAAAGATGGATCTGGTCGGCACACATGACAAAGCCAGCAACACGTTGACCCTTGAGGGGATAGGGCCAGGAGTTGACGGACAGCCCGCAAAACATCTCATCACGACAAAATACAATGATGACGGCACACATCGGATGACCATGCAGATGGCCGTCGGAGATGAAATGATCAAGATTTTTGAAATGAAATACACTCGAACCAAGTAG
- a CDS encoding RNA polymerase sigma factor, translating to MSNPSANRPDHPTLSTMWIADAKQMEPQAWSRLVTVFGPIVYRWCRVAGVPAGDAPDVVQEVFTSVARGIQNFERQKSSGSFRSWLATITRSRATDYFRRAAKQQQAAGGTEAMYALQQLAENVESTITPTNVQSDISKQLLLQVQAEFESTTWDAFWQTTIEGKSASEVAEATGLSRASVYQAKSRILKSLRKRLAESS from the coding sequence ATGTCAAATCCCTCCGCGAATCGCCCCGATCATCCAACGCTATCCACGATGTGGATCGCGGATGCCAAACAGATGGAACCGCAAGCGTGGAGCCGATTAGTGACGGTCTTCGGACCGATCGTCTATCGATGGTGCCGAGTGGCCGGAGTCCCGGCGGGGGACGCACCAGACGTCGTACAAGAAGTGTTTACGTCGGTTGCTAGGGGCATCCAGAATTTTGAAAGGCAAAAATCTTCGGGCAGTTTCCGAAGTTGGCTGGCGACGATCACCCGCAGCCGGGCGACCGACTATTTTCGCCGAGCCGCAAAACAACAGCAGGCCGCTGGCGGAACCGAAGCGATGTATGCGTTGCAACAGCTTGCGGAGAACGTTGAATCGACGATCACGCCAACCAACGTCCAAAGCGATATCTCCAAGCAGTTGCTGCTACAGGTTCAAGCCGAGTTTGAATCGACCACCTGGGACGCCTTTTGGCAAACAACTATCGAAGGCAAATCGGCTTCAGAAGTCGCCGAAGCAACCGGCCTGTCACGAGCAAGCGTCTACCAAGCGAAATCGCGGATTCTTAAATCGCTGCGGAAGCGATTGGCGGAATCGTCTTAG
- a CDS encoding alpha/beta hydrolase, whose protein sequence is MPLSKQILLDGVNKDMKNYIMSLLCFCFCATGFCQDSGRSLDGAESRRAELLQRFPEADTNEDGLLSAREIARHMEKRRSSPEGKARLKQLLNRFPDADTNKDGELSWQELRTHQAASRENQAPRSQRNRALKVEAPVPDVAYGEHELQRFDLWPVPDAEAPTPLVIFIHGGGFRGGDKSLVQNSTIQTFHKAGIAVASMNYRLSDSGPYPIMMQDAARGLQTIRHRAAEWNIQPDQIGCFGGSAGAGISLWLAFHDDLADPSSDDPIARQSTRIVAAGAMNGQSTYDMHTFRDWFGVPDLEMDRALPAFLGVKTNDELDEPDVLRLMKDASPIHHLSEDDSASVYMTYSRPNVKVTKDSASSIWVHHVLLGLKLQEAMKARGLECVVTAPDMPAETEYESLEEFLIAKLKSTVGEK, encoded by the coding sequence ATGCCTCTTTCGAAACAAATTTTGCTCGACGGAGTTAATAAAGACATGAAAAACTACATCATGAGTCTGCTTTGTTTTTGCTTCTGTGCAACCGGATTCTGTCAGGACTCGGGCCGCTCGCTTGATGGCGCGGAGAGTCGGCGAGCTGAATTGTTGCAGCGATTTCCGGAAGCCGACACAAATGAGGACGGTCTTTTGTCGGCCCGTGAAATCGCCCGGCATATGGAAAAACGACGAAGTAGCCCCGAAGGGAAAGCTCGTCTGAAACAGCTGCTAAACCGCTTTCCTGATGCCGATACCAACAAAGATGGCGAGTTGAGTTGGCAGGAATTGCGAACTCATCAGGCAGCTAGTCGAGAAAATCAGGCTCCGCGTTCGCAGAGAAATCGAGCCTTAAAGGTGGAGGCTCCCGTCCCTGACGTTGCGTATGGCGAACACGAATTGCAACGTTTTGACCTATGGCCTGTTCCGGATGCGGAAGCGCCCACCCCCCTTGTGATCTTTATCCATGGCGGCGGTTTTCGTGGCGGCGATAAGTCTCTGGTACAGAATTCAACGATCCAGACTTTTCATAAAGCGGGGATTGCGGTTGCTTCGATGAATTATCGGTTGTCCGATTCTGGGCCGTATCCAATCATGATGCAGGACGCCGCGCGAGGTCTGCAAACGATCCGTCATCGAGCAGCGGAATGGAACATCCAGCCCGACCAAATCGGTTGCTTTGGAGGGTCGGCCGGGGCGGGAATTAGTCTTTGGCTGGCTTTCCATGACGACTTGGCCGATCCGAGTAGCGACGATCCCATCGCACGGCAATCGACTCGGATCGTTGCGGCTGGCGCGATGAATGGCCAGTCGACTTACGACATGCACACTTTTCGAGATTGGTTTGGCGTTCCTGACTTAGAGATGGATCGTGCACTCCCTGCTTTCTTGGGCGTCAAAACCAATGACGAGCTGGACGAGCCTGACGTCCTTCGTTTGATGAAAGACGCATCGCCGATCCATCATCTTTCAGAAGATGACTCCGCCAGCGTCTATATGACCTATAGCCGCCCGAATGTGAAAGTCACCAAAGATTCGGCGTCTTCGATTTGGGTGCATCACGTATTGCTGGGGTTGAAGTTGCAAGAGGCAATGAAGGCGCGTGGTCTGGAGTGCGTTGTTACCGCTCCGGATATGCCCGCGGAAACCGAATATGAATCGCTGGAAGAATTTCTCATTGCTAAACTGAAAAGCACCGTCGGCGAGAAGTAA
- the pgm gene encoding phosphoglucomutase (alpha-D-glucose-1,6-bisphosphate-dependent), which translates to MTLNELAGQPVPLELLENIPRLISSYYVLKPDPKNSTQAVEFGTSGHRGTSKTGRFNEDHILAISQAICEYRKSQGITGPLYLGMDTHALSEPAFVSALEVFAANGVIAKIDADRGYTPTPVISHAILGHNRSRSIELADGVVITPSHNPPSDGGFKYNATNGGPADSATTTVIQNRANEILANGLADVKRIGFAEALASEFVQKHDYVTPYVEDLQNVVDMDAIKNANLRIGVDPMGGAGIAYWEPIAKRYGLNIEIVNRRIDPTFSFMRVDKDGKVRMDCSSPSAMAGLIDLKDRFDIAFGNDPDYDRHGIVTPSVGLMNPNHYLAVAIQYLFQNRPGWGADVAVGKTLVSSSMIDRVAADLGRTLCEVPVGFKWFVDGLLDGSLGFGGEESAGASFLRKDGTTWTTDKDGIILDLLAAEILAKTGKDPGEHYQALVEKFGSPVYDRIDAPATPAQKNALKELSPESVRSKELAGDAIEARLTEAPGNHAAIGGLKVVTQNGWFAARPSGTEDIYKIYAESFVGAEHLARIQTEAKQIVDDALSS; encoded by the coding sequence ATGACGCTGAACGAACTCGCTGGACAACCGGTTCCTTTAGAGCTTCTCGAGAACATTCCACGGTTGATTTCGTCGTACTACGTTCTGAAACCCGATCCGAAGAATTCAACCCAAGCTGTCGAATTTGGTACCTCGGGGCACCGTGGCACGTCGAAGACTGGTCGTTTTAATGAAGACCATATCCTCGCAATTTCTCAGGCGATCTGCGAGTATCGCAAGTCTCAGGGGATCACCGGTCCCTTGTACCTTGGGATGGATACGCATGCCTTGTCCGAGCCGGCATTTGTTTCGGCTCTTGAAGTTTTTGCCGCCAATGGCGTCATCGCAAAGATCGACGCCGATCGTGGTTATACTCCGACCCCTGTCATTTCGCATGCGATCTTGGGTCACAACCGAAGCCGCAGCATTGAATTGGCCGATGGAGTTGTGATCACGCCTTCGCATAATCCGCCGTCTGATGGTGGATTCAAGTACAACGCCACCAATGGCGGGCCCGCCGACTCCGCAACCACAACGGTTATCCAGAACCGAGCGAACGAGATTCTTGCCAATGGTTTGGCCGATGTGAAACGTATCGGTTTCGCGGAAGCTTTGGCGTCGGAGTTTGTGCAGAAGCACGATTACGTCACGCCGTATGTCGAAGACCTGCAGAACGTCGTCGATATGGATGCGATTAAGAATGCGAACCTGCGAATCGGAGTCGATCCGATGGGCGGAGCCGGGATCGCCTACTGGGAACCGATTGCAAAGCGATACGGTTTGAATATCGAAATTGTTAATCGACGTATTGATCCAACTTTTTCGTTCATGCGGGTCGATAAGGATGGAAAGGTCCGGATGGATTGTTCTTCGCCCTCTGCGATGGCAGGTTTGATCGATCTGAAGGATCGGTTTGACATCGCCTTTGGGAATGATCCCGATTACGACCGGCACGGGATTGTGACACCGTCAGTGGGGCTGATGAATCCTAATCATTACCTAGCCGTCGCCATTCAGTATCTGTTTCAGAATCGCCCAGGATGGGGCGCTGATGTTGCTGTTGGCAAAACGCTGGTTTCCAGTTCGATGATCGATCGCGTGGCCGCAGATCTGGGGCGTACGTTGTGCGAGGTCCCTGTCGGCTTTAAGTGGTTCGTTGACGGGTTGTTGGATGGGTCGCTTGGTTTCGGAGGCGAAGAAAGTGCTGGGGCTTCCTTCTTGCGGAAGGATGGTACGACTTGGACTACCGACAAGGATGGGATCATTCTGGACTTGTTGGCAGCTGAGATCCTGGCGAAAACAGGCAAGGATCCAGGAGAGCATTATCAAGCGTTGGTCGAAAAATTTGGCAGTCCCGTCTACGATCGAATCGATGCCCCGGCAACGCCCGCTCAAAAGAATGCCCTAAAAGAGTTAAGCCCTGAATCGGTGCGTTCCAAGGAATTGGCTGGCGACGCAATCGAAGCACGGCTGACGGAGGCTCCGGGCAACCACGCAGCCATCGGAGGACTGAAGGTGGTCACGCAAAACGGTTGGTTTGCTGCACGCCCTTCCGGCACCGAAGATATCTACAAAATCTACGCCGAAAGTTTTGTAGGGGCGGAGCACTTGGCAAGGATTCAAACCGAAGCCAAACAGATCGTCGATGATGCGCTGAGTAGCTGA